acaatttgttttgatttactttctatgagttATGATGATCTTATAATTCGGTATGAAGATTGGAAGGGTAACTCGGATTGACCCGAATCAATTCAATACATTGTTGTcgcaatatttataaaaaaaatatcattttgaatatttattttgagtcaaattatgttttcacTGATTATCCAGGTTGTCTTTGAACTTGTCAAGGCGACCAAGTCACATTAGATTAATCCCTtacgatttattttttttcttttagaaaaaatattagcaacatctaattttttttattaaaaaaatatgatccaATCAGAAATAATCTAAATCATTACCATAAATAGGTGAATaggtgatggaaaaaaaaaactctagaggTTACTAAAACATCATTTGATTTAAGAGATTCTTATGTAACGTGGTATTTGAATCTACATTATATTTGATTCTATGAATTGCAAATCcatcaagaatcaagattttgGCAGGGTTCTtttggaaaataataataaaaataaaatttgtaggCCCTTTTTCATTAGGCTCGGAGGAATGCGAGAAAATCCTTAAATACTGCAAACTTTATTCCATAAATATTCTGGGTAAAGTACATGCCATCTTCTGTAGATTCGTGCACGGTCAAAAGATTTACATTTGTACGAAAGACCCTTCCAACTCACCGAAccgcacaaaaaattatttttcgagGATGAAAATCAACCAGATTAAATGCGTGTTTGTATTTAAGGTGGAGGATGAAGTTGGGTGTAGAACCCACTAAAAAAgccataaaaaacaagaaaaattagctTTTGTAGTTGAGTTTTGTGCATAAAAGAGTTGTACCCTACCACAACCTCAACcacaaaaactaaaccaaacacACCCTAAGTTTTTTCTTCGAAAGCGATTCGAATCGGGTGCGAGGGCAACTATTTTGTTGTGGCATAATGTTTCTAACTTGtaaaataatagaattaaaCTATATAGTAAAAGAAAGGACAACAGTGAAGCTCCTTTCACTTTTTTTcccatctttttctttataattttcaaccctatactttttttattgaatatttctataacctaattttatgggataaaattttaaattgcggtaaaaaaacaaaattaaagaaaagagaattacAATGTAAAATATGGATAAAATACATGGCTAATCTTAGAGTAcctagaattttaattttgattctaaagtttattttatttattttcactctttaaatttaagagatgaaagagaaaataatccaaaaatgatgaaataaaagctaagttaattttttttattatgttgattttattttttagagagaggTGGGAGTATTTCATGTGGTTAAGtgctttttgaaatttatattgtattttagaggtgcttttaaaaaacaaaagctaaaaattaaaattttaagttaaaaaaaaaaagtatacaaCTTGCTgcatgcttttaaaaataaaaacgagGAGACGACTCTTTAGTTAAAAAAACCCAAGCAGTCTAAGCTTTTCTAAACATGTGGGCCTTGTGTCCATCGGCATCTAGCCtctcttttattaatatttttttaatctctttcaattaattacatttaacctaaactaaaaaaaaatacacctcACCAACTCTTATAGAACTGCTCATCAGATCAGTGTTTCGGTGGCTATGGATAATTTGCAATATTTGACAATTCCGACTTCACCTACCATATTTAGACTGAatcaattttcatatttaatggGTAAGGTCAGTTTTAAATCATGGTAAATCATCTATAAGAGGTCCACTAAGGagtgaaaatattaatttcatattttattaaaaaaataattttaaaaaacgaaAGCTAATAAGAAGctaaacaataaaagaataatatcaACGATAagaggtgtagctcaactggtcacgTTTTGAGTTTGCTCCCCAAATATCACTAGTTTAAGttccacaaatctcagggccacTGAAAGTTTAAAcgatcattaacttcaaggtTTCAAggaattaatcgaggtgcgcgtaaactgTCCTGTTGGTAATATTGTTTGTAAGTCATCATATATTccaattttgataattttgtttcttgattcagggagagagaaggaagaattAAGGGGAGGATTTCTCTTaaggaaaaacaattagagGACTCAAAATGAAATGGAGTTAAGAAGTAAGGACTGCTTTTAACCTAAAATTAGTGAGCTGTAGGTTGACTTTTCTGCGAAATAGCGTCGGTGTTGAATGAGGACCATTTATTGCCCAGATtcagattcttttttttagcaCGTAGTGTAGTGTCGGTCTACAACTGGCACCTCTCAAACAACGATCTAATCAAGAGCTAATCGCACGCGCCTTTACTTGGGCGTGACACGCTCTGTATAACCGACACCGACTCTCTTCGTGCTTGCTCCTTCGAATTTCGGGTCGGATTTAAAGGTAGTTGAatcctatcatattttttaaatcatatttcaaatcagtgtttttaaacccggtcTTGTGATTGGCTTGATATAAAACTCGGGTTATGAGTTTTAACTGGATCACCTGGgtcaaccttaattttttttataaatcaaaatgatgttgttttgataaaaaataaaaaatagttaacgAGTTGCAAtcaggtttttgaccgggtcttacCGGGTCAACCAACTAGGTCAGCCGGATTTTTAactacctttatttttttataaacctgGCTCGGTTTCAATTCTAAATCATTTGAGTCCCAGGTTGACATACGGGTCGGATTTTAAAAGTACATTTCAAATCTTATAATTAATCAAAACTGATAATTTATATTACATGAGATAAGAAAATTAATGAGCAGGGATTAAGTGACTTTCACTTTTaacatgtattaaaattatcagtatttattataaatttagtgttattttaaattatcagtAACAATCACTCTTGTCTTTCGAAGATTTTTACTGTATAATACTTTCCCTTTATTGTTTAACATGCcaacacaatttttatttttattttttatttataaaaaatgaatccatcatcttatataatataatacaaataactcaaataactaattaattcaTCCAAAATTTATTGTCCATACAAcacaatttctcatctttttttcacgaatttaaaatcttataaaaatcaaaacttaatcctcaatttttaacatatatttgttttttctacacTTGGATTTCACTTAAATTTCAAGTTGtatgtcaatttcttttttaaaatcctaagaaaaacccaaattaattatcatcaattaatgtttataaaacactaattaaGTGAggattacttatttttttaccctACTTCATTATGAAACATGTGCCGGAAGAAAGGAAGGCTGTTGGAATTAGGAACTGATGGTGAAAGCTTTTCAACAACAAAGAGGATGTTGATATGTTagtcttaaaaaacaatacaagcaGTTACAACTACAGATATGAAGTACTCTCCTCCTAACCATGATTCTCTTAAGAAATGCAATTAAGTAACAAACAACTGAACAACTCTAATTTATAGTGAACTTCTAATTCTTGTTTAAAGACCATTTTTCATAagattatagttttgaaacccggtctAGTAGGTCGACACGGGATCCAGCCAACCTAGAGCTAAAACCGGGccgagtttaagaaaaaatagggaaagTCAAAACCCGGGATGACCCGGCAAGACTCGGTCAAAAACCCgattgcaacccgttgatttttattactaaaacaacgtcgttttgatttttttttaaaaattagaattaacCCGAACGATCCAGTCAAAACCCAAAACTCGAGCCTTAAACCAGGCCAACCACTAAGCCGGGTTTAAAACTCTGCATAAGACTAGCAttgtatttataaacaaaacctTTCTCATTCATTTTTATCTTGTAAATCCATTTAACACAAATTACATTTTGCCCCTTTAGAATACTTGTTAACTCTAGGCATAGTTCCTTCTGATTGCTTGAATCTCCTCTTTAATGGCCTTGTGTCATTTTGTTTCTATGATTGCTTCTTCAAaagtaatataattattttctatatgtaaataaaattttttattaaaatttacagACAAGTTTTTGTTATGTTAGCCCAACTTGTTAGAATCCCAATTCCACTTCCTTTTCTcgtaaaaaaacaacatctcGAATGATGATAATCTTTTGAGTGATTGGATCATAAAGCTTGTAAGTAATGAAGAATCAATTATGCCATGAAAGATGCATCTTACACCTTCATCATCAAGCCTTTTCCTTTCTAGTGTGTTGCTCGTGCAAAGGCTACGCAACCAAAAACCTTGAAATGGTTACCAATCGGCTTATGAAATGCCTTTTCTTTCCATTGGAAACTAGATGAGGAGGTCTACAAATGTCACAGTGGATCGATCACTTTAATTGGACATGCTCTCGTTATCTTCCTTTATGGGAATGACTCACGGTGCTTATCGTTCAAATTGattcaagaatattttaaaagaataagaacagatttaaaactacaattatattaataaatgatgaaatatacACTCAAAAGTTGAgcatatagaataaaaaacttataattattgCAGTCTCTACGTAAAAAAGTCCAACAGGTGAGCTTATCGTCCAAATTCAATCCGTTTTTGGTGCTTTCGTGGGCCATCTTAACttgttatttgacaaatctTAATCTTCTAATCACAATCAACAGTAGGTGTGTGCGCACCCAACTTGGCAGGAAATGGAGCTCTAAGAAACAAGACTTGAAAAACAAACAGCTTCAGTAGGCGAAGACTACAAAAAAACCACCACGAACCCTAACTTAGTCGGAGATTTTGCGTGGTTGGTGAGCTTTGGTAATGTTCCTTTCACCACCAACCATTGATGGCTACATTTTACTACTCCCCCTTTTCTGTTTCCTCCTTTTCAAGACATTCTCAACCACTAAAGCGCCTAAAGTTAACCCTTGCGTCAtacatatattatatagtttaaGCCTCTCATGTGTTCCAtgtttattattcaatttagtGACGAATTAGCCGTATAGTAAAGCCATCGGCTCCTCCTAACCCCTGGGATTTGCCGGTTATCCTTCTACATTTGccaggttttcttttttatggcaTTGTAATTAACACCACACCACACCACACCACGGCCTCGTGGCTCTATCACCTTGCAAAATCACAGCAGACACCGCTGCATGCTTTTGAGTTTTGTTTCGTGTTGCGTGCACTTGTGGGTTCTTCTCCATGGACCGGTCCGAAGTCATGATTCCATCAGTGTCCATGGCCATCTCCTTCGGCTATGATTTACGAAGCAAAGCAGCAATGGATCTATGCACATGGAGGGTTGTCCAGATGTGTCCTTCAAAGCATGtgactattttattatttatggttaCCCACTTCACTTCTCTAGGGTTTTCAGACTgtacaaatctttttttttttgccttgtaATACTTATATTtgattcaacaaaaataaataatttctctCAAAATTCCTGTTTTTCCCTTAACTAACTTGTAAATTCCATTATCATCACATCCGGTCAATGATTACTTGGACCATAttcaacctaatttttttatttaatatattttttttttgataaaatgattgtttttttaaagaaaaaagatgaaaaaaaaaaacattgcggGTAGAACTTTTTTATTGGGTTCAGTTGTGGACCAAGATGATTTTGATTCAAGCCTGTAGGGTTACTAACATCTATGGGCTTATAAAGCCTTTATTAGACGACTCCTGAAGCTTTATTCTATTCAAGCCcaattggatttattttttttttcatttttttatccgcTCTCTTTGCAAACTGCTGGCCATGCACAttgattaatattaacaaaagattaattaatttaaaaaatactgttTATCCACCGTTCACTGGAACAGTAATGTAATTAAAGTTTTGCCTCTCACGGGCTATTGAAAACATTAAGATCTTTTCACagcaaatattaattattactgAATTAATAAGGAATAAATaaggtttatttttcttttcaattctagtaaaacaataaaaatatcattgaaattaaaaaaaaacctaaaacacaaaagatttattatttttaccaaaaaaatccaaatttgttcctctttcattttattttatttttctatgctgttgttaaagttatttttcttttcaatttcaccattcaatcaattttatgttaattttgaccatcattcttttgattttttgggtcctttaataaaataaaatatttattttatattttaattttgatcatcattcttttaattgttttttttttgttttgaatccttttatataattaaaattctttttttaattttatcttttaatatttgattgataaaaaattgggcttcataatttttttgaataggGTGCTTCGAAATCTAATGACCCAGGTCAcgggtttaaaaagttaacacatgttgatatttttttttaaataggctttatattttttttattggttattctaatctcatgatTTGGGTTATGAGTTTGACAAGATATCTCGAGTTGACTCGACACTAAATATCGAGGTTACAAGTTTGTCATATTAACTCGGGTGACCATGcctgatttttctaggtctttTTTGACCTCatccccccccccacccccgtATTTAATAGGATGCAAATTGAGCTACATCGTTTGtctcattttgataaaatatttttccccAAGTTAtcgtgattattttttaaaatttaatctctctgtcatcattgtttattttttattgtctaatttaaataaaatcaacttattcGATCCAATTGGGTCTATGACCCAAGtcactgagtttttttttttaaatgcttacAACACTTaaatatcatttgtttttacgaaaaaaataataatccaaacCTGTGATGAAACGAGAAAACCAAAGCTAGtatcattataaataaaatctatgacgggaaaaaaaaatataaaaatattttcaccttatcatcttttttttcaaagtagatTTCATGGAGCAACATTAATTACTCTCTAataattataaacttttttgtaatttacgagttaattgagttttttttttagttttgtttattgaattgttttataatCCGGATAGGCTTAGAAcaaactgttttttatttttttaattattttctgtcaatttatttattactattatattatttaaattaccatttaaatccaatttttttcattattattttttttaccttgaaattgttttttgctcGGTATCAATCTAGTAGCTCTCTAAGCCTGCTTGGGAAGCATAGCAATGTTGAATCCCTCGATGTCTCAAAAGCCCATTCTACCTCACACATTGAGAATTTTATGGTGTTCGGTATAATTTACCCAGGTGCATTACAAGAACATTCAACTAGTGGAATTAGCTCGTCTTAAAATTATAGCTTCGACTCTTACTATATTCCTTCATCTCCATATCACATGTCTGTATTTTTTCAGAATTCATATAAATTCTCATTTTTACCGAATCCTCACATTCTAAGCTTTGAATGCTTTCTAAGTCCGACACTTgaacaaatattattaagatTTCTTTCAATACAAAAGATTTTGTTCGAGGTTTCTTGAGCATCGGTTGATCCTCTAAGGGTCAGAAGATGGTTCTACTGTTACCCAATTTTCCAGTAGACGAAGGACTTTCAGATCATTTGAGGCTATTTCCTTGTAGCAAAACCCATTTTCAATCAGCTATAAAGAAAACTAGGCGAGGAGAAAATAATGGTTAGGACTGGCAGATTGCAGGAGAAAGACAAATCGCTTGGACAGAGCCACAGGCTCTTGATACAATGTTCTTATTAAGGTACTGCACTTGGGCAAAAGGTCATAACACAGAGTACAGAAAGTGAATATCACCTTAATTTCCTTAACAAAGCTTGTGCTAGCGTTAATGTATGTATAAATTTATACCTTGGTAATAGAAATGAACATATGTGAATGAGTCTACAACTTCTTCCACAGATCTTTAAACCCCCAAGATGAAAACGAATGCAATTTGTGCTCTAAAATGTGAGGAAGCAAAAAACTCAAATCCCAATCCATGCTATACCTAAACCACGGCTAATGGCATTGCCCGATCAAAGCTACCACGCAATGTTCTTGCCCTTAATGGTCTCTTCTTCATTGGTTTGGTCTCCACCTCTTTCCCTGCCATGCCATTCCTGAAAGGAGAGTGTAAAGCCGGAACCACCAATTGTGTGACGCCGTCTTTAGCTGCTCCACCATGAATGAGCACTCTGGTGATGCCCACATAGTGCAAAGACTCAGCAATCTGTAAGGCGGTAACACCCTTATTAGTCCGTGCTTCAACGTCCGCCCCTTTCTTAACCAACAACTCAATCACATCTGCATGACCAGACTCCACAGCACAATGCAATGCAGTGTAACCATCTTCATCCTTTGCATCAACATCAATTCCCTTTTCAATCAAAACCCGCACAGCATCGGTTTTTCCTTTAAATGCAGCTCTATGCAACGCAGTCCATCCGTGTTGGTCACGGCCATTGATTGCTGCCCCGTTTTCAATCAACCTGTTGATGGTCCTCACCTCTCCCTTGCGTGCAGCTATGCATAAACTGTCACCCAATTTCAAGGCATCAAAAAGGCGAGCGTGGCCATGTTCTGCAGCAATATCATAGGCAATCTTGCCGTTCTTATTGCGGATGTCTTTATTGGCACCTTTATGTAACAGCAGCTTGACCATGTTCTCATCTCCCAATCCTGCAGCTATGTGCAGGGGTGTATCGCCATCTCCATTATTGCGAATATCAGCTTTTGCTCCACTAGCTAACAAAAGGCGTGCGCAATCGCGTCTACGCTCCTCGACAGCAAGATGCAAGGCGGTATTTCCATCCTTAGTGAGAGCGTTGACATTGGCTCCTTTAAGTAAAAGAAGCCTTAGCACCTCCAAATGGCCCCCTCCAGCTGCAAGGTGGATTGGACCCCAAGTTGAGGACTGTGATCTTTCTGTGCTGGCTCGACGAGCTAATAAAAGCTCAACAATCAAAGCCTCACCAGATCTTGCAGCTGCCTCAAGTGGACTATAACCTGATCGGCTTTGAAACTCCACATCCGGCTCAAATTCAAGAAGTAACTGTACAATGTCTGCTCGGCTTTGAGAGATGGCTAAATGAAGTAATGTTTTCCCATGAAAATCAACCGCATCAGCTGGATTCCATGCCGGGTCACTATGCTCGAGTACTTCTCTGATCTCATCCATTAAGCCATCCATAACTAGCTGAGCAAGAATTGGCGACCCAACAAACATGACCTTGATGCCACTATCTATGAACACCTGTTTTTTCCTGGTTGTGAACCAGTCAATAGGAACTGCATCCATACTTGATGTAGCATCTTTGATTGCTGCGCCAGGAACCACCACGCTATGCAAAAGAAACGAGTCCTCACAGTGAGGAAATGTCTCTGGAAGAAGAGAACCTGGAGAGAGATGATATGTGATCTCTATAGTTAGTGTTGCCAGAGGAGATATGATTCCTGACTGTGGCTTGATCGTGTACCGAGTCTTGTTCAAGGCCTGGATCCTGAAGGCCACCGGCATAGTGTACATAACATTGCGGAGAGTGAGTTCACCATAGCATTTCTGTCCAGGTTCAATTCTGATAGATACAAGATTCGATGGCTCCAAACCAATAAGCCTGTCCATTTCTCTTCCAGTGAGCCAAGTGACCTACCTGGCTATTACTGTACAGGTAATCTCGATATGCTCCGAATGGACTCTTGAAGTCTCTGTTTTACTCTACAGGTTCTTTCACTGTGATTCTTGATGGGTACTAGGGAAAGATAGAAGCCATGAAGAGAGGaattggaggaggaggaggaggttggaTTGGAGTATTTTTAAGGCAAGAGGAGGACAGAGGAAAGCCGGCTCTAATGAGAGAGTGCCAAGTGGTGGTGTTAAAAACAATGAAGACTTGTTCCATTCCCTGTCTTGACTGTATAAATCCTAGGCATAGCtgtatgaaattaaagaaacacaGGAAATTACTCGGAATTATTCTCTGCAAGTCACTTTCAATGATGCACTGTATTATGCATCCAAGGActcatattttattgttgtaatggAGTTTactccaaaataaatcattacaAAACGGTATCTTTGCAGATAAGCTACTGTTCATGGAGAATATATGAACTGATGTGAACACATGAGCTCTTTGAAGATGCCTGTGGCCTTGACAAAACAATAATGGTGCTTCCCACCTCTGCGTGTGCTAGAAGGAAGGAAGGCCATTTTACTTGGCGAACCAAGTTGATAGGCCATTATTGCATTCTGGTCATCTACTCGTCGTCggtcttgttttattttcttaataggATAGTACAGGTGTTAGAGttgcatttatttaaaaatatattaaataatattttttaagataaaaaaataaaataaaattataataggcTTTGGTTGACAACCAGACAAACCAGATACAGCTTATGTGTACTTGTGATTGACATGTGGAGTTTATTTTGTGTAGTATTCATTATAGTAAGTGAATGAAGTTCCTTTCCAACTCTTTTATGGTAATTATTGTATAATTGAAGCTCTAAGACATGTTCTAATCTAATGATTGCGATGTGGTAGGCAGGCCAACAAAGGGGCCGTTAGATCCCATGCAACCATATGGTGTGGAGGGAGTGAATGTGTCAAAACCCTAGTTATATCTTAAATGTAATTTTGCTGCTGTTAGGGCAagtattttggaaaaaaaacaacaacatattatctgtttttttttttgaaaaaaaaaaactaggcatGCCAATCTTGTAGGCCATgcatgttaagtttttttttttgtttattaattattattgggCCTGACACATGGGCTCCATCTTTTTGGCAAGGcccttaacctttttttatatttctttttcaaggtaattttcaagattttaattgaaatgcactaaaaaaacaaatgcttaacatgatatttaaattatcatttaatttttccatggttttcaaataatattatggGTTTTTATTGGAATGTTAACAATTTCAATCCTCCATGCATCAGGTTTACCATCAGGTTTACTGTGGCTTCTCTGTTTTGGTTTTTGTCCTTTTATCTCCCATATTGCTTTGGTATCCTCCAAGAAAACCTCTAGCTCTCCACTCAGTGTAAAATGTCAATGAATTCTTAACAGTGATACTTTCGAAATCAGactaaattatgaaatctaattgAGATTTTGTTTTACAACAGCTTGGCATATTCTCTatctttacacacacacacacacaagtaaGGTCCTAAAAGTCCAAAGAGGTTTCTtgtggggaaaaaaagaatggaATTTGGGAATTACAAGAGACATTAAAAACAGCAGCGAGTCATGCAAGACAAACAAAATCCCATAAGGATTAACAGCACtgaacaataatatatttggaTTATTTTCTTGTGTTCTTGGTTTTCGTCATCATCAAAAAGTAAACTAAAATGCTCTAGCTAGTAGTAGGGATTAAGGACGAAGTGGGCTAGGATGGGTGATTACCATTGTTAATTATAGTACTGATTCACCAACTTTGTTCgtaacaatatttaattaaaatacttcCGAGGgcgtttttaataaatttaaataacataCCTCAGGCTGACAAAGCTTATTTTGCCCTCAACCTCGAGCCAGGAGGATGAACGTACGTATGCATTATGCCAttatcaataagaaaaataatacttGGATATTGGCAAAAGGATCTCTGGAGAACATTCGTTGTTGTTGTTCTCATCGTtctcattttttatagtttagtgTATCACTAAGCATGTTTTCCCAGAGACAATAATGACCTAGATATCATGAACTCTTTTCTTAGTGCAGTTATCTAACCTAATTTTCGACAATCTTCAATTGAGATTTCGCATCCACAGAGTTTATATTGTGACGCAGTCAAAGTGATGGTTTTTCGAGATTGAATATCACCGAAAATTATGTAAAGAAGAGTTCTTTCTTTCTACTTATGACACAAAATATGGAAGggcctataaaaaaatatcatttcaagaCTTTgtcaaaaataatctttttaaaatcaagttaatttattttttttatctaaaaaatattttttattgactatcttttctaataataaagaaatacaagaaaatttagaaaataatttctaaaaaatcacTTGAAATAGAGCCCAAATATGAAATACACCTCTTTAAACCCTGGTGTATCATATGGCATATTGCTTCATTGAACTCAAGAAATGTTGATCCCAATAGCCTGCCTACAAAACACTAGTCTTTAGATGCACGAAGTGTTTAATTACATGGTTTAATTAACAAGGCCAAAGATTGAACATGTATATTGTTAGTGAGTATGCGTTAGATGCTCCTAATActgatattattaattaatgcaagacctatttaatttattaataaaagtatttttatatttaatattcatttaagcttgataaataaatctaaaataaaaataaagttcttgagataaaaatacagtagaagaaaaattataaaattattataattatgatgattCATATTGCATTAAAgattattcttaaatatttctAGTCAATGCTTTattaaaattgaacattaatCAAAGTTGTTGAAACTAgtacatattatattctttcttttataaaaacaacgattgttttgttgtctttttctttaatttaatatgttttatttttatttttatctttcaatattggattgattaagaattgatttttataatttattttgattttctttctatagaatTGTCACAGTTTTATAACGGGGTCACAAATTTGGTAAGTTAACTTGAGTCTATCCAATATgttattgtctcaatattttttttaaacatttaatatatcgccgtataaatatt
This window of the Populus trichocarpa isolate Nisqually-1 chromosome 13, P.trichocarpa_v4.1, whole genome shotgun sequence genome carries:
- the LOC7482367 gene encoding protein VAPYRIN, coding for MDRLIGLEPSNLVSIRIEPGQKCYGELTLRNVMYTMPVAFRIQALNKTRYTIKPQSGIISPLATLTIEITYHLSPGSLLPETFPHCEDSFLLHSVVVPGAAIKDATSSMDAVPIDWFTTRKKQVFIDSGIKVMFVGSPILAQLVMDGLMDEIREVLEHSDPAWNPADAVDFHGKTLLHLAISQSRADIVQLLLEFEPDVEFQSRSGYSPLEAAARSGEALIVELLLARRASTERSQSSTWGPIHLAAGGGHLEVLRLLLLKGANVNALTKDGNTALHLAVEERRRDCARLLLASGAKADIRNNGDGDTPLHIAAGLGDENMVKLLLHKGANKDIRNKNGKIAYDIAAEHGHARLFDALKLGDSLCIAARKGEVRTINRLIENGAAINGRDQHGWTALHRAAFKGKTDAVRVLIEKGIDVDAKDEDGYTALHCAVESGHADVIELLVKKGADVEARTNKGVTALQIAESLHYVGITRVLIHGGAAKDGVTQLVVPALHSPFRNGMAGKEVETKPMKKRPLRARTLRGSFDRAMPLAVV